Proteins from a single region of Canis aureus isolate CA01 chromosome 26, VMU_Caureus_v.1.0, whole genome shotgun sequence:
- the SPAG4 gene encoding sperm-associated antigen 4 protein isoform X10, protein MRRSPRPGSATSPHKHTPNFYSDNSNSSVSVTSGDSSGPRSAGPGPGEPEGRRARGSSCEPAGPPVVSEEQLDLLSTLDLRQEMPPPRVSKSFLSLLLQVLSVLLSLVGDVLIVVYREVCSIRFLLTAVSLLSLFLAALWWGLLYLIPPLENEPKEMLTLSEYHERVRSQGQQLQQLQAELDKLHKEVSSVRAANSERVAKLVFQRLNEDFVRKPDYALSSVGASIDLEKTSHDYEDANTAYFWNRFSFWNYARPPTVILEPDVFPGNCWAFEGDQGQVVIRLPGRVQLSDITLQHPPPSVAHTGGAKSAPRDFAVYGLQVDDETEVFLGKFTFNVEKSEIQTFHLQNDPPAAFPKVKIQILSNWGHPRFTCLYRVRAHGMRTSEGAGDNATGEPH, encoded by the exons ATGCGGCGGAGCCCCCGCCCGGGCTCGGCCACGTCCCCTCACAAGCACACGCCCAACTTCTACAGCGACAACAGCAACAGCTCAGTGAGCGTCACCTCGGGGGACAGCAGCGGGCCCCGGTCAGCTGGACCGgggcccggggagcccgagggcagaAGAGCCCGGGGCTCGAGCTGCG AACCGGCTGGCCCTCCCGTAGTCTCTGAGGAGCAGCTCGACCTTCTCTCGACCCTGGATCTGAGGCAGGAGATGCCTCCACCGCGCGTGTCCAAGAGCTTCTTGA gccTGCTGTTGCAGGTGCTGAGCGTGTTGCTGTCCCTGGTTGGAGACGTGCTGATCGTCGTGTACAG GGAGGTTTGTTCCATCCGCTTCCTGCTCACGGCTGTGTCACTGCTGAGCCTCTTTCTGGCAG CACTCTGGTGGGGGCTGCTGTACCTGATCCCTCCTTTGGAGAAT GAACCTAAAGAGATGCTGACTCTAAG CGAGTACCATGAGCGCGTACGCTCCCAGGGGCAGCAACTGCAGCAGCTCCAGGCCGAGTTGGATAAACTGCACAAGGAAGTGTCCAGCGTTCGCGCAGCCAACAGCGAG AGAGTGGCCAAGCTTGTATTCCAAAGGTTGAATGAAGACTTTGTGAGGAAACCCGACTATGCGCTGAGTTCTGTGG GGGCCTCCATCGACCTTGAGAAGACATCACACGATTATGAGGATGCGAACACTGCCTATTTCTGGAATCGCTTCAGCTTCTGGAATTACGCACGGCCGCCAACCGTTATCCTGGAG CCAGATGTATTCCCGGGGAATTGCTGGGCTTTTGAGGGCGACCAGGGCCAGGTGGTGATCCGGCTACCGGGTCGTGTGCAACTAAGCGACATCACCCTGCAGCACCCACCACCCAGTGTGGCACACACCGGAGGAGCCAAAAGCGCCCCCCGCGACTTCGCAGTCTAC GGCCTCCAGGTTGATGACGAGACTGAAGTTTTCTTGGGGAAATTCACCTTCAATGTGGAGAAATCGGAGATTCAGACTTTCCATCTACAG AATGATCCCCCAGCTGCCTTTCCCAAGGTGAAGATCCAGATTCTAAGCAACTGGGGCCACCCCCGTTTCACATGCTTGTATCGGGTCCGAGCCCATGGCATGCGAACTTCGGAGGGGGCAGGGGACAATGCCACAGGGGAACCCCATTAA
- the SPAG4 gene encoding sperm-associated antigen 4 protein isoform X12: MRRSPRPGSATSPHKHTPNFYSDNSNSSVSVTSGDSSGPRSAGPGPGEPEGRRARGSSCGEPALSAGVSGGTTWAGSSRQKPAPRSHNGPTACGAATVRGGASEPAGPPVVSEEQLDLLSTLDLRQEMPPPRVSKSFLSMGQASRNPSDPLAPLSEFQFSFLRDRFRSEPGPCLLLQVLSVLLSLVGDVLIVVYREVCSIRFLLTAVSLLSLFLAALWWGLLYLIPPLENEPKEMLTLSEYHERVRSQGQQLQQLQAELDKLHKEVSSVRAANSEGPPSTLRRHHTIMRMRTLPISGIASASGITHGRQPLSWSTHHPVWHTPEEPKAPPATSQSTASRLMTRLKFSWGNSPSMWRNRRFRLSIYSLNFYKESPIPAPSENPSDSWKR, encoded by the exons ATGCGGCGGAGCCCCCGCCCGGGCTCGGCCACGTCCCCTCACAAGCACACGCCCAACTTCTACAGCGACAACAGCAACAGCTCAGTGAGCGTCACCTCGGGGGACAGCAGCGGGCCCCGGTCAGCTGGACCGgggcccggggagcccgagggcagaAGAGCCCGGGGCTCGAGCTGCGGTGAGCCCGCCTTGAGCGCAGGAGTGTCCGGAGGAACCACATGGGCTGGAAGCTCTCGGCAGAAGCCTGCGCCTCGGAGCCACAATGGGCCGACCGCCTGTGGCGCGGCAACcgtgaggggcggggcctcgg AACCGGCTGGCCCTCCCGTAGTCTCTGAGGAGCAGCTCGACCTTCTCTCGACCCTGGATCTGAGGCAGGAGATGCCTCCACCGCGCGTGTCCAAGAGCTTCTTGAGTATGGGCCAGGCCAGCCGGAACCCCTCTGACCCTCTGGCGCCCCTCTCTGAATTCCAGTTCTCATTTCTGAGAGACCGTTTTCGTTCTGAGCCGGGCCCAT gccTGCTGTTGCAGGTGCTGAGCGTGTTGCTGTCCCTGGTTGGAGACGTGCTGATCGTCGTGTACAG GGAGGTTTGTTCCATCCGCTTCCTGCTCACGGCTGTGTCACTGCTGAGCCTCTTTCTGGCAG CACTCTGGTGGGGGCTGCTGTACCTGATCCCTCCTTTGGAGAAT GAACCTAAAGAGATGCTGACTCTAAG CGAGTACCATGAGCGCGTACGCTCCCAGGGGCAGCAACTGCAGCAGCTCCAGGCCGAGTTGGATAAACTGCACAAGGAAGTGTCCAGCGTTCGCGCAGCCAACAGCGAG GGGCCTCCATCGACCTTGAGAAGACATCACACGATTATGAGGATGCGAACACTGCCTATTTCTGGAATCGCTTCAGCTTCTGGAATTACGCACGGCCGCCAACCGTTATCCTGGAG CACCCACCACCCAGTGTGGCACACACCGGAGGAGCCAAAAGCGCCCCCCGCGACTTCGCAGTCTAC GGCCTCCAGGTTGATGACGAGACTGAAGTTTTCTTGGGGAAATTCACCTTCAATGTGGAGAAATCGGAGATTCAGACTTTCCATCTACAG TTTAAACTTCTACAAGGAAAGCCCTATTCCAGCTCCCTCTGAGAACCCATCTGACAGCTGGAAACGGTGA
- the SPAG4 gene encoding sperm-associated antigen 4 protein isoform X14 — protein MRRSPRPGSATSPHKHTPNFYSDNSNSSVSVTSGDSSGPRSAGPGPGEPEGRRARGSSCGEPALSAGVSGGTTWAGSSRQKPAPRSHNGPTACGAATVRGGASEPAGPPVVSEEQLDLLSTLDLRQEMPPPRVSKSFLSMGQASRNPSDPLAPLSEFQFSFLRDRFRSEPGPCLLLQVLSVLLSLVGDVLIVVYREVCSIRFLLTAVSLLSLFLAALWWGLLYLIPPLENEPKEMLTLSEYHERVRSQGQQLQQLQAELDKLHKEVSSVRAANSEGPPSTLRRHHTIMRMRTLPISGIASASGITHGRQPLSWRASRLMTRLKFSWGNSPSMWRNRRFRLSIYRSQLGKASRLHPGRAEPVSSSRTPKEEKALRVSILL, from the exons ATGCGGCGGAGCCCCCGCCCGGGCTCGGCCACGTCCCCTCACAAGCACACGCCCAACTTCTACAGCGACAACAGCAACAGCTCAGTGAGCGTCACCTCGGGGGACAGCAGCGGGCCCCGGTCAGCTGGACCGgggcccggggagcccgagggcagaAGAGCCCGGGGCTCGAGCTGCGGTGAGCCCGCCTTGAGCGCAGGAGTGTCCGGAGGAACCACATGGGCTGGAAGCTCTCGGCAGAAGCCTGCGCCTCGGAGCCACAATGGGCCGACCGCCTGTGGCGCGGCAACcgtgaggggcggggcctcgg AACCGGCTGGCCCTCCCGTAGTCTCTGAGGAGCAGCTCGACCTTCTCTCGACCCTGGATCTGAGGCAGGAGATGCCTCCACCGCGCGTGTCCAAGAGCTTCTTGAGTATGGGCCAGGCCAGCCGGAACCCCTCTGACCCTCTGGCGCCCCTCTCTGAATTCCAGTTCTCATTTCTGAGAGACCGTTTTCGTTCTGAGCCGGGCCCAT gccTGCTGTTGCAGGTGCTGAGCGTGTTGCTGTCCCTGGTTGGAGACGTGCTGATCGTCGTGTACAG GGAGGTTTGTTCCATCCGCTTCCTGCTCACGGCTGTGTCACTGCTGAGCCTCTTTCTGGCAG CACTCTGGTGGGGGCTGCTGTACCTGATCCCTCCTTTGGAGAAT GAACCTAAAGAGATGCTGACTCTAAG CGAGTACCATGAGCGCGTACGCTCCCAGGGGCAGCAACTGCAGCAGCTCCAGGCCGAGTTGGATAAACTGCACAAGGAAGTGTCCAGCGTTCGCGCAGCCAACAGCGAG GGGCCTCCATCGACCTTGAGAAGACATCACACGATTATGAGGATGCGAACACTGCCTATTTCTGGAATCGCTTCAGCTTCTGGAATTACGCACGGCCGCCAACCGTTATCCTGGAG GGCCTCCAGGTTGATGACGAGACTGAAGTTTTCTTGGGGAAATTCACCTTCAATGTGGAGAAATCGGAGATTCAGACTTTCCATCTACAG GTCCCAGCTTGGGAAGGCCAGCAGGCTTCACCCAGGCAGGGCTGAACCTGTATCCAGCTCTAGGACACCTAAGGAAGAGAAGGCCCTTAGAGTCTCCATACTCCTCTAA
- the SPAG4 gene encoding sperm-associated antigen 4 protein isoform X17 produces the protein MRRSPRPGSATSPHKHTPNFYSDNSNSSVSVTSGDSSGPRSAGPGPGEPEGRRARGSSCGEPALSAGVSGGTTWAGSSRQKPAPRSHNGPTACGAATVRGGASEPAGPPVVSEEQLDLLSTLDLRQEMPPPRVSKSFLSMGQASRNPSDPLAPLSEFQFSFLRDRFRSEPGPCLLLQVLSVLLSLVGDVLIVVYREVCSIRFLLTAVSLLSLFLAALWWGLLYLIPPLENEPKEMLTLSEYHERVRSQGQQLQQLQAELDKLHKEVSSVRAANSEGPPSTLRRHHTIMRMRTLPISGIASASGITHGRQPLSWRASRLMTRLKFSWGNSPSMWRNRRFRLSIYSLNFYKESPIPAPSENPSDSWKR, from the exons ATGCGGCGGAGCCCCCGCCCGGGCTCGGCCACGTCCCCTCACAAGCACACGCCCAACTTCTACAGCGACAACAGCAACAGCTCAGTGAGCGTCACCTCGGGGGACAGCAGCGGGCCCCGGTCAGCTGGACCGgggcccggggagcccgagggcagaAGAGCCCGGGGCTCGAGCTGCGGTGAGCCCGCCTTGAGCGCAGGAGTGTCCGGAGGAACCACATGGGCTGGAAGCTCTCGGCAGAAGCCTGCGCCTCGGAGCCACAATGGGCCGACCGCCTGTGGCGCGGCAACcgtgaggggcggggcctcgg AACCGGCTGGCCCTCCCGTAGTCTCTGAGGAGCAGCTCGACCTTCTCTCGACCCTGGATCTGAGGCAGGAGATGCCTCCACCGCGCGTGTCCAAGAGCTTCTTGAGTATGGGCCAGGCCAGCCGGAACCCCTCTGACCCTCTGGCGCCCCTCTCTGAATTCCAGTTCTCATTTCTGAGAGACCGTTTTCGTTCTGAGCCGGGCCCAT gccTGCTGTTGCAGGTGCTGAGCGTGTTGCTGTCCCTGGTTGGAGACGTGCTGATCGTCGTGTACAG GGAGGTTTGTTCCATCCGCTTCCTGCTCACGGCTGTGTCACTGCTGAGCCTCTTTCTGGCAG CACTCTGGTGGGGGCTGCTGTACCTGATCCCTCCTTTGGAGAAT GAACCTAAAGAGATGCTGACTCTAAG CGAGTACCATGAGCGCGTACGCTCCCAGGGGCAGCAACTGCAGCAGCTCCAGGCCGAGTTGGATAAACTGCACAAGGAAGTGTCCAGCGTTCGCGCAGCCAACAGCGAG GGGCCTCCATCGACCTTGAGAAGACATCACACGATTATGAGGATGCGAACACTGCCTATTTCTGGAATCGCTTCAGCTTCTGGAATTACGCACGGCCGCCAACCGTTATCCTGGAG GGCCTCCAGGTTGATGACGAGACTGAAGTTTTCTTGGGGAAATTCACCTTCAATGTGGAGAAATCGGAGATTCAGACTTTCCATCTACAG TTTAAACTTCTACAAGGAAAGCCCTATTCCAGCTCCCTCTGAGAACCCATCTGACAGCTGGAAACGGTGA
- the SPAG4 gene encoding sperm-associated antigen 4 protein isoform X4: MRRSPRPGSATSPHKHTPNFYSDNSNSSVSVTSGDSSGPRSAGPGPGEPEGRRARGSSCGEPALSAGVSGGTTWAGSSRQKPAPRSHNGPTACGAATVRGGASEPAGPPVVSEEQLDLLSTLDLRQEMPPPRVSKSFLSMGQASRNPSDPLAPLSEFQFSFLRDRFRSEPGPCLLLQVLSVLLSLVGDVLIVVYREVCSIRFLLTAVSLLSLFLAALWWGLLYLIPPLENEPKEMLTLSEYHERVRSQGQQLQQLQAELDKLHKEVSSVRAANSEGPPSTLRRHHTIMRMRTLPISGIASASGITHGRQPLSWSTHHPVWHTPEEPKAPPATSQSTASRLMTRLKFSWGNSPSMWRNRRFRLSIYRFFSDQTKTSTRMLGACLHVHMGLDSISKRPELLVLPVVFSQSLGSHWNEHSVQSFKMYTFLSFESYTL; this comes from the exons ATGCGGCGGAGCCCCCGCCCGGGCTCGGCCACGTCCCCTCACAAGCACACGCCCAACTTCTACAGCGACAACAGCAACAGCTCAGTGAGCGTCACCTCGGGGGACAGCAGCGGGCCCCGGTCAGCTGGACCGgggcccggggagcccgagggcagaAGAGCCCGGGGCTCGAGCTGCGGTGAGCCCGCCTTGAGCGCAGGAGTGTCCGGAGGAACCACATGGGCTGGAAGCTCTCGGCAGAAGCCTGCGCCTCGGAGCCACAATGGGCCGACCGCCTGTGGCGCGGCAACcgtgaggggcggggcctcgg AACCGGCTGGCCCTCCCGTAGTCTCTGAGGAGCAGCTCGACCTTCTCTCGACCCTGGATCTGAGGCAGGAGATGCCTCCACCGCGCGTGTCCAAGAGCTTCTTGAGTATGGGCCAGGCCAGCCGGAACCCCTCTGACCCTCTGGCGCCCCTCTCTGAATTCCAGTTCTCATTTCTGAGAGACCGTTTTCGTTCTGAGCCGGGCCCAT gccTGCTGTTGCAGGTGCTGAGCGTGTTGCTGTCCCTGGTTGGAGACGTGCTGATCGTCGTGTACAG GGAGGTTTGTTCCATCCGCTTCCTGCTCACGGCTGTGTCACTGCTGAGCCTCTTTCTGGCAG CACTCTGGTGGGGGCTGCTGTACCTGATCCCTCCTTTGGAGAAT GAACCTAAAGAGATGCTGACTCTAAG CGAGTACCATGAGCGCGTACGCTCCCAGGGGCAGCAACTGCAGCAGCTCCAGGCCGAGTTGGATAAACTGCACAAGGAAGTGTCCAGCGTTCGCGCAGCCAACAGCGAG GGGCCTCCATCGACCTTGAGAAGACATCACACGATTATGAGGATGCGAACACTGCCTATTTCTGGAATCGCTTCAGCTTCTGGAATTACGCACGGCCGCCAACCGTTATCCTGGAG CACCCACCACCCAGTGTGGCACACACCGGAGGAGCCAAAAGCGCCCCCCGCGACTTCGCAGTCTAC GGCCTCCAGGTTGATGACGAGACTGAAGTTTTCTTGGGGAAATTCACCTTCAATGTGGAGAAATCGGAGATTCAGACTTTCCATCTACAG GTTCTTCTCTGACCAGACTAAAACCTCAACCAGAATGTTGGGGGCCTGCCTACATGTGcacatgggactggattccaTTTCTAAGAGACCAGAGCTTCTTGTGCTACCAGTTGTCTTTTCCCAATCTCTTGGTTCTCATTGGAATGAGCATTCTGTACAAAGCTTTAAAATGTACACTTTTCTATCCTTTGAGTCATATACCCTTTAA
- the SPAG4 gene encoding sperm-associated antigen 4 protein isoform X19, translated as MRRSPRPGSATSPHKHTPNFYSDNSNSSVSVTSGDSSGPRSAGPGPGEPEGRRARGSSCGEPALSAGVSGGTTWAGSSRQKPAPRSHNGPTACGAATVRGGASEPAGPPVVSEEQLDLLSTLDLRQEMPPPRVSKSFLSMGQASRNPSDPLAPLSEFQFSFLRDRFRSEPGPCLLLQVLSVLLSLVGDVLIVVYREVCSIRFLLTAVSLLSLFLAALWWGLLYLIPPLENEPKEMLTLSEYHERVRSQGQQLQQLQAELDKLHKEVSSVRAANSEGPPSTLRRHHTIMRMRTLPISGIASASGITHGRQPLSWRASRLMTRLKFSWGNSPSMWRNRRFRLSIYRMIPQLPFPR; from the exons ATGCGGCGGAGCCCCCGCCCGGGCTCGGCCACGTCCCCTCACAAGCACACGCCCAACTTCTACAGCGACAACAGCAACAGCTCAGTGAGCGTCACCTCGGGGGACAGCAGCGGGCCCCGGTCAGCTGGACCGgggcccggggagcccgagggcagaAGAGCCCGGGGCTCGAGCTGCGGTGAGCCCGCCTTGAGCGCAGGAGTGTCCGGAGGAACCACATGGGCTGGAAGCTCTCGGCAGAAGCCTGCGCCTCGGAGCCACAATGGGCCGACCGCCTGTGGCGCGGCAACcgtgaggggcggggcctcgg AACCGGCTGGCCCTCCCGTAGTCTCTGAGGAGCAGCTCGACCTTCTCTCGACCCTGGATCTGAGGCAGGAGATGCCTCCACCGCGCGTGTCCAAGAGCTTCTTGAGTATGGGCCAGGCCAGCCGGAACCCCTCTGACCCTCTGGCGCCCCTCTCTGAATTCCAGTTCTCATTTCTGAGAGACCGTTTTCGTTCTGAGCCGGGCCCAT gccTGCTGTTGCAGGTGCTGAGCGTGTTGCTGTCCCTGGTTGGAGACGTGCTGATCGTCGTGTACAG GGAGGTTTGTTCCATCCGCTTCCTGCTCACGGCTGTGTCACTGCTGAGCCTCTTTCTGGCAG CACTCTGGTGGGGGCTGCTGTACCTGATCCCTCCTTTGGAGAAT GAACCTAAAGAGATGCTGACTCTAAG CGAGTACCATGAGCGCGTACGCTCCCAGGGGCAGCAACTGCAGCAGCTCCAGGCCGAGTTGGATAAACTGCACAAGGAAGTGTCCAGCGTTCGCGCAGCCAACAGCGAG GGGCCTCCATCGACCTTGAGAAGACATCACACGATTATGAGGATGCGAACACTGCCTATTTCTGGAATCGCTTCAGCTTCTGGAATTACGCACGGCCGCCAACCGTTATCCTGGAG GGCCTCCAGGTTGATGACGAGACTGAAGTTTTCTTGGGGAAATTCACCTTCAATGTGGAGAAATCGGAGATTCAGACTTTCCATCTACAG AATGATCCCCCAGCTGCCTTTCCCAAGGTGA
- the SPAG4 gene encoding sperm-associated antigen 4 protein isoform X1 has product MRRSPRPGSATSPHKHTPNFYSDNSNSSVSVTSGDSSGPRSAGPGPGEPEGRRARGSSCGEPALSAGVSGGTTWAGSSRQKPAPRSHNGPTACGAATVRGGASEPAGPPVVSEEQLDLLSTLDLRQEMPPPRVSKSFLSLLLQVLSVLLSLVGDVLIVVYREVCSIRFLLTAVSLLSLFLAALWWGLLYLIPPLENEPKEMLTLSEYHERVRSQGQQLQQLQAELDKLHKEVSSVRAANSERVAKLVFQRLNEDFVRKPDYALSSVGASIDLEKTSHDYEDANTAYFWNRFSFWNYARPPTVILEPDVFPGNCWAFEGDQGQVVIRLPGRVQLSDITLQHPPPSVAHTGGAKSAPRDFAVYGLQVDDETEVFLGKFTFNVEKSEIQTFHLQNDPPAAFPKVKIQILSNWGHPRFTCLYRVRAHGMRTSEGAGDNATGEPH; this is encoded by the exons ATGCGGCGGAGCCCCCGCCCGGGCTCGGCCACGTCCCCTCACAAGCACACGCCCAACTTCTACAGCGACAACAGCAACAGCTCAGTGAGCGTCACCTCGGGGGACAGCAGCGGGCCCCGGTCAGCTGGACCGgggcccggggagcccgagggcagaAGAGCCCGGGGCTCGAGCTGCGGTGAGCCCGCCTTGAGCGCAGGAGTGTCCGGAGGAACCACATGGGCTGGAAGCTCTCGGCAGAAGCCTGCGCCTCGGAGCCACAATGGGCCGACCGCCTGTGGCGCGGCAACcgtgaggggcggggcctcgg AACCGGCTGGCCCTCCCGTAGTCTCTGAGGAGCAGCTCGACCTTCTCTCGACCCTGGATCTGAGGCAGGAGATGCCTCCACCGCGCGTGTCCAAGAGCTTCTTGA gccTGCTGTTGCAGGTGCTGAGCGTGTTGCTGTCCCTGGTTGGAGACGTGCTGATCGTCGTGTACAG GGAGGTTTGTTCCATCCGCTTCCTGCTCACGGCTGTGTCACTGCTGAGCCTCTTTCTGGCAG CACTCTGGTGGGGGCTGCTGTACCTGATCCCTCCTTTGGAGAAT GAACCTAAAGAGATGCTGACTCTAAG CGAGTACCATGAGCGCGTACGCTCCCAGGGGCAGCAACTGCAGCAGCTCCAGGCCGAGTTGGATAAACTGCACAAGGAAGTGTCCAGCGTTCGCGCAGCCAACAGCGAG AGAGTGGCCAAGCTTGTATTCCAAAGGTTGAATGAAGACTTTGTGAGGAAACCCGACTATGCGCTGAGTTCTGTGG GGGCCTCCATCGACCTTGAGAAGACATCACACGATTATGAGGATGCGAACACTGCCTATTTCTGGAATCGCTTCAGCTTCTGGAATTACGCACGGCCGCCAACCGTTATCCTGGAG CCAGATGTATTCCCGGGGAATTGCTGGGCTTTTGAGGGCGACCAGGGCCAGGTGGTGATCCGGCTACCGGGTCGTGTGCAACTAAGCGACATCACCCTGCAGCACCCACCACCCAGTGTGGCACACACCGGAGGAGCCAAAAGCGCCCCCCGCGACTTCGCAGTCTAC GGCCTCCAGGTTGATGACGAGACTGAAGTTTTCTTGGGGAAATTCACCTTCAATGTGGAGAAATCGGAGATTCAGACTTTCCATCTACAG AATGATCCCCCAGCTGCCTTTCCCAAGGTGAAGATCCAGATTCTAAGCAACTGGGGCCACCCCCGTTTCACATGCTTGTATCGGGTCCGAGCCCATGGCATGCGAACTTCGGAGGGGGCAGGGGACAATGCCACAGGGGAACCCCATTAA
- the SPAG4 gene encoding sperm-associated antigen 4 protein isoform X8 produces MRRSPRPGSATSPHKHTPNFYSDNSNSSVSVTSGDSSGPRSAGPGPGEPEGRRARGSSCGEPALSAGVSGGTTWAGSSRQKPAPRSHNGPTACGAATVRGGASEPAGPPVVSEEQLDLLSTLDLRQEMPPPRVSKSFLSMGQASRNPSDPLAPLSEFQFSFLRDRFRSEPGPCLLLQVLSVLLSLVGDVLIVVYREVCSIRFLLTAVSLLSLFLAALWWGLLYLIPPLENEPKEMLTLSEYHERVRSQGQQLQQLQAELDKLHKEVSSVRAANSEGPPSTLRRHHTIMRMRTLPISGIASASGITHGRQPLSWRASRLMTRLKFSWGNSPSMWRNRRFRLSIYRFFSDQTKTSTRMLGACLHVHMGLDSISKRPELLVLPVVFSQSLGSHWNEHSVQSFKMYTFLSFESYTL; encoded by the exons ATGCGGCGGAGCCCCCGCCCGGGCTCGGCCACGTCCCCTCACAAGCACACGCCCAACTTCTACAGCGACAACAGCAACAGCTCAGTGAGCGTCACCTCGGGGGACAGCAGCGGGCCCCGGTCAGCTGGACCGgggcccggggagcccgagggcagaAGAGCCCGGGGCTCGAGCTGCGGTGAGCCCGCCTTGAGCGCAGGAGTGTCCGGAGGAACCACATGGGCTGGAAGCTCTCGGCAGAAGCCTGCGCCTCGGAGCCACAATGGGCCGACCGCCTGTGGCGCGGCAACcgtgaggggcggggcctcgg AACCGGCTGGCCCTCCCGTAGTCTCTGAGGAGCAGCTCGACCTTCTCTCGACCCTGGATCTGAGGCAGGAGATGCCTCCACCGCGCGTGTCCAAGAGCTTCTTGAGTATGGGCCAGGCCAGCCGGAACCCCTCTGACCCTCTGGCGCCCCTCTCTGAATTCCAGTTCTCATTTCTGAGAGACCGTTTTCGTTCTGAGCCGGGCCCAT gccTGCTGTTGCAGGTGCTGAGCGTGTTGCTGTCCCTGGTTGGAGACGTGCTGATCGTCGTGTACAG GGAGGTTTGTTCCATCCGCTTCCTGCTCACGGCTGTGTCACTGCTGAGCCTCTTTCTGGCAG CACTCTGGTGGGGGCTGCTGTACCTGATCCCTCCTTTGGAGAAT GAACCTAAAGAGATGCTGACTCTAAG CGAGTACCATGAGCGCGTACGCTCCCAGGGGCAGCAACTGCAGCAGCTCCAGGCCGAGTTGGATAAACTGCACAAGGAAGTGTCCAGCGTTCGCGCAGCCAACAGCGAG GGGCCTCCATCGACCTTGAGAAGACATCACACGATTATGAGGATGCGAACACTGCCTATTTCTGGAATCGCTTCAGCTTCTGGAATTACGCACGGCCGCCAACCGTTATCCTGGAG GGCCTCCAGGTTGATGACGAGACTGAAGTTTTCTTGGGGAAATTCACCTTCAATGTGGAGAAATCGGAGATTCAGACTTTCCATCTACAG GTTCTTCTCTGACCAGACTAAAACCTCAACCAGAATGTTGGGGGCCTGCCTACATGTGcacatgggactggattccaTTTCTAAGAGACCAGAGCTTCTTGTGCTACCAGTTGTCTTTTCCCAATCTCTTGGTTCTCATTGGAATGAGCATTCTGTACAAAGCTTTAAAATGTACACTTTTCTATCCTTTGAGTCATATACCCTTTAA